Part of the Quercus robur chromosome 5, dhQueRobu3.1, whole genome shotgun sequence genome, AGTCAAGTCGAGCTCCCACCATTCTAGGCCATGTCTAGCTGAATACTCAAAAGCATGGTGGTTATTATGCCACCCCTCTCCAAATGAAAGTAATGCCACCAACCTAAATAATCACAAATTCCAAAACCATAAATAAGTTgccaaattttaatttgtttgaaGTATCATATACTGTATATCTTAGACTTCTAAAAGTTGTGATACCAGTTGTTCCTAGACAAATCACCAGTTTTCCATGGTTGCTTTCCCCAGACATGGCAAGCTGAATTTACCAGCCAAGTGATATGGTAAACCCATACAACCCTCACGCCCTGCAATGGCAAAGCGGCAATAattaaacttttattaaaaattggaAAGACTTCTATTCAATgcattgaataaaattaaatatgacAAAAGACTGACAGGTGGTTATTTTTAGACATAGATCTTGTCTGTGCCATTCTAGTGCTCAAGAGTAGTGGACAAATTACAAGGTTAAACCCCTATTTTAACTTTCGTAAAAGTAATTTCCCCTTCGTCCTCAAAAAGgggcaaaaaagagaaaataataacaataaagaagTACTAAGTTGCCGCCATAACAAgtagtcatgactcatgagtcaTCTTTAGATTACATCCTAGTGGCATAGGATTGTGCTACACGTGTGAGTGAGACACTTGATTTATTCTTACAATTGACcaaaaaatttctctttacCAATTTGGTGAGGACCCTATGAACATTATGGTTAGAGATTTTAAACATCCAAATAGTCCCAAAGAATTcaatagaatataattttaagAAGAGAATATAAGACAATCTTGCTTACCATTCCCCACACTAGGAAGGGGAATCCTCCCAAGCCATATAGAAGAGCACCAAGTGCAATTGGATGGATAATATAAGTCTTTTCAAGAAACCTGTAGAATGGCTGCTTCTGTAAATCTCCAACATTGTTTGGTCCTCCACACTGCATAACATACCAGAAACAATATTAATCTACGACACGCAAAATACACTATCATTAGTctatgtttgagtttgagtaaGAATATATTATTGATTCATACCCTTTCATTCAAAGAAGTGGTATCAAAGATCCAACTCATGTGACTAAACCAAAATCCAGCAGTGGGACTATGTGGGTCTCTCTCAGAATCAACAAACTGGTGGTGGTACCTATGTGTGCTCACCCAGTCAATTGGGCTGCCCTGCAACcccaaagaaaaacaacaaaagttGTTAAAAGTGTTCAAACATGAACATTTTATAAAACTACCAATTAGACAGTAACCAAAACAATGAAATTCTACTAACCTGAAGTGCCTGAACACCACAATAGGCAAAGAAATACTCAAGCCATTTAGGAACCTTGAAACTCCTGTGTGAGAGATTCCTATGAAATGATAAGGTAATACCAAAAAGACCTGTTACAACGTACAGTGCCACAGCCACCAAAAGTGCACTCCAATTGAATTGAAATGGTGCGAAAAGACAAAGGTAATGCATTGCCAAAACAACGGAAGCTTTGACCAAGTCATGAGCATTCCATTTCCTCCCAAAAAAGACTCTCCTTTGATGATTCACGACCACGTCCGATAACAAAATTCTCCTAAACTTCGCTGCCTCTGGCTTTGGTTTTGGCTCTGCTGCTTCTACTAGTGCTGCACTAGTTATATGCGGGTCTGTTCTATTGGCATTTTTACGTAGATGGGTGGAGAATTTTGTGTTTAGTAAAAGCTTGTTAGACATTGAAATATAGTGACCAGAATTTAGGACCATTGAAGTGTTGGACATGGCACGGGAAAGGACTAATTCGGCTTGTCCTGGTAGCCGGGTTGCACGGTGGAGAGGAGAAAATTGGTGTTGTTTGGGATTGGATGGTGGAGATGCGATCAAAGCCATGAATAAGCCTGTGTCTCTATATTGGTGtgtttgtgagagagagttaAGGACTTTTTGGAGCGTTTTAATGGAATCTGGGTCTCTGGTGGTGTGGAAAAATGTTGGGTTTTTGAACCCTTTTTGTTGAGAGTTTGTGGGTGGTGGAATTTATCAAAACAGTTGATGATAGAGAGTAATACCTAACAAGGAAAGGGACAAGAGAGATGTGACGGTGGGCTTTGAGTAGTTTTGAGATTAGGGGAGGTGAAGTTGGATCCAgatattttttatcttattaatGTCGGGGGAATAAACACTTTGGAGAGCTTCCTTAAGTAATTAATATGATATatagagacacactttaacccaaaaagcCTAAGCCCAATGgatatgtgctcaattatgttatattaaccactcattcttctcatctttattcaatgtggacttcactcacacgtgtaacCCAACAATTAAGAATCCTAGTATGAGTTTTTTTGCTGCACTCGCCATATGTGTTAGGAACTTAGTGGTTCCTAACGAAGATGGATAGGAATTGTATGGGAGTGTATGAGAATGGTGGGAAAATTCATTTAATTCGAGTTAGTTACCCtccataaagaaaaaaagagattaaaagagAAAGATGTATTAATGCACTAAGCGATTGGTTAATTCTTCATTGATAACTAATGttaaattacaataatgtaTTTATAAGAGACTAACGCTAATATTATTGGTCTAATGTTATTGGCCCACATAGCTCAAGATAATTGGCTAGTTAATTCAACATGTGCTCTATGAATTAAGTCATGTATTAAATGAGCTACATGTGCTCAAATCTTAACTAACTCATCATAATCTCAACCAACTAGTTAACtatctaactaaataaattgtaacaattatttcataattctaACAATGTGCTGATAGGAATGTAGCAATGTTATAAATACCGTTTCGAAACCCGTTTCGGTTTGTCCATACTGTTTCAAGTTGTTTCAgatttccatatatatatatatatatatatatatggtatggaaaattatttggtactctcggagtaccataaatacgtaCTCCCCCTCTTacataaatggtgggtcccaccatgaatttaattagtaaaactCACCATTTATGTGAGTGGCAGGAGTATGTATTTATTGTACTCCAGGATTATAcaataatttctatatatatatatatatatatatctttcaataaatttttcaaaagatgataataataagtaattaattaattaccaaaGTAACCACAAAAAAGCAAATAATGAGTagattattcattttttaaatattatttatatactaTTAATTGGGTgtctttttttaagaacaatgtgtatttttttttcttctaaacaaGTAGTAGTGTggtactatttttaattattagcaCATGTTTAGACTTTTAGCCTTAGGTTATGTGGCACTATTtggtagaaaagaaaaaaaaaaaaaaaaaaaaaaacaaggcaTCATTTGCTTGCTTGCCCATTTAAAAGATTCCACCTACCCCACTTAACCCCAACTCCTTTACCCAAGTACTAGTGTTCAAACTCTTTACTTTGAGTCTgagtttttagcttttaacttaGTGTACgttagaattaaaaaataaaaattattttattattcagtttatttttgttattatttatgaatttcattttactttttgtcTTTATTCATAAgtttcattgtactatttcaactaatttttacctttagttacaatacttttagcaataatttttcggtttttgcaaaataaacggtatccaaacacaccctcaCAGCATTCTTTTTGCCGCAAGACTTCTTATGCCACTCTCTTTGTGCTGCAAAATTGCAATTATGTGAAGGTTGAAGTTTCATGAGTAATCTACCTCAGGCTCAAAGAATGATCCAAGTTCACCTTTGGGttcttacctctctctctctctctctctctctctctctctcattactTCATTGTTGTGGATTTTTGGGTTGTATTTGATGCTATGAGGTAGAATAGAATCTGTGGAACTCAAAACATTTTTGCATGTAATGGTGAAAAATATCCTTAggttgaagaaggaaaaaaaaaggcaaaactcATTCCGgaggaaaattacattttggcCGAAATTGCCCGGAATTGACTGGAATGCTCGAAACTAGGCGAAATTTGATCTAAAGTGGAAGATAGGCTATTCCCGTTCTGGTTTGCATACTGGTACGAAAAATTCTGTTCCATTCCGGTCGGAACGAAACGGAATTCATAACATTGGAATGTAGGATATAATCTCAACCAACTAGCTCACTAGCTAACTAAATAGATTATaacaattatttcatattcCTAACAATGTGCTAGTAGGAATGTAGGATATTTTTGCATAATTTtgtgtctttgttttttttttttttttttcattttcaagaaGTTTCAACAATTCATTCCCGAATGGTAGTATCATCTAACGATAATATTGCCTTTTTTTTGCGCCATTAGTAGGGCTGTCaacgggtcgggtcgggtcggttttGGACCCATACCGGACCCGACCCGCCGG contains:
- the LOC126725706 gene encoding palmitoyl-monogalactosyldiacylglycerol delta-7 desaturase, chloroplastic-like; the encoded protein is MALIASPPSNPKQHQFSPLHRATRLPGQAELVLSRAMSNTSMVLNSGHYISMSNKLLLNTKFSTHLRKNANRTDPHITSAALVEAAEPKPKPEAAKFRRILLSDVVVNHQRRVFFGRKWNAHDLVKASVVLAMHYLCLFAPFQFNWSALLVAVALYVVTGLFGITLSFHRNLSHRSFKVPKWLEYFFAYCGVQALQGSPIDWVSTHRYHHQFVDSERDPHSPTAGFWFSHMSWIFDTTSLNERCGGPNNVGDLQKQPFYRFLEKTYIIHPIALGALLYGLGGFPFLVWGMGVRVVWVYHITWLVNSACHVWGKQPWKTGDLSRNNWLVALLSFGEGWHNNHHAFEYSARHGLEWWELDLTWYVVKFLQAIGFATDVKVPTEVQKQRMAI